A single region of the Salvia miltiorrhiza cultivar Shanhuang (shh) chromosome 8, IMPLAD_Smil_shh, whole genome shotgun sequence genome encodes:
- the LOC130997124 gene encoding uncharacterized protein At1g24485-like translates to MASPWLIISLLLSLCTNLSTSADVFLSIDCGSSLPYRDTSGIGWVGDDEYVKSGESRSVKPLYSLSHVWDTLRVFTSRNRNCYEIGSVKPGRVLVRASFYYGNYDGKNSPPGFALSFDGNVWTDVQTSNDTKHYYYYEVIYVMKKDSISVCLIQTETEQIPFISALEIRRLESDMYSDVDDDYPLLRWERVAFGSGDTYFRY, encoded by the exons ATGGCTTCTCCTTGGCTCATAATCTCTCTGCTTTTATCGCTATGCACTAATCTCTCTACATCAGCTGACG TTTTCCTCAGCATTGACTGCGGATCATCGCTCCCGTACCGAGACACGAGCGGGATCGGTTGGGTGGGCGACGATGAATACGTCAAGAGCGGCGAATCCCGTTCCGTCAAGCCTCTATACTCCCTCTCCCACGTATGGGACACCCTGCGCGTGTTCACCTCGCGGAACAGGAACTGCTACGAGATCGGCTCGGTGAAGCCGGGGCGTGTCCTTGTACGCGCGAGTTTTTACTACGGGAACTACGACGGCAAGAACTCGCCTCCCGGGTTCGCTCTGAGCTTCGATGGGAACGTGTGGACTGATGTCCAGACGTCGAATGATACCAAGCACTACTACTACTATGAAGTGATTTATGTGATGAAGAAGGACTCCATTAGCGTATGTCTTATTCAGACAGAGACAGAGCAGATCCCCTTCATATCGGCTCTCGAAATACGCAGGTTGGAGTCGGACATGTACAGTGATGTCGACGACGATTATCCGTTGCTCAGGTGGGAGCGGGTTGCTTTCGGCTCAGGAGATACCTATTTTAGGTACTAA